CGATCGAGGCGGAGATCACCGGGTAGGTTGCCTTGTGTGTTCGGGCAATTCGCGCGACGTAGTTTTTTGTCCCCGTTTTTTGTGCTCGCTATCTGTGTCGCCCGAAGTTGCTCATGACCGCCTCGCTACGCACCGTCACACTCGGCTGTAAAGTCAATCAGTACGAAACCGAACTCGTCCGCGAAGGGCTGGTTCGGTTCGGCTACCACGACGCTGTGGAGGACGAACAAGCCCAGCTTTGCGTCGTAAACACCTGCACTGTCACAAGCGACGGCGATAGCAAAAGCCGCTACACCATTCGCAAACTCGCGCGAGAAAATCCCGACAGCCGCATTGTGGTGATGGGCTGCTATGCCACACGAGCACCCGACGAGCTGCTGAAGCTCCCCAACGTCGTTGAGGTGGTGACCGACAAGCGCGAGCTTCCCGATGTACTGCAGCGCTACGGCGTGATCGACCTGCCAAGCGGCATTTCGCGTTTTGGCACGCGGCACAGGGCGTATGTGAAAGTGCAAGATGGCTGTTTGCTGCGCTGCAGCTACTGCATCATCCCCCAGGTCCGGCCCCACGTCTCGAGTCGACCACTGCAGCACATTGTCGAAGAGGTCCAGCGCCTAGTTGCCAACGGCTATCGCGAAGTCGTTCTCACCGGCGTTCATCTGGGGCATTATGGGGTCGAAAGCAATTGGAATAAGCCCAAAGAAGCGTGGCTGCGGCTGTCGACGCTCCTCCGCGAACTCGTGAAGTTGCCGGGCGATTTTCGCCTGCGACTTTCGAGCATCGAGGCGACTGAGGTGACCCGCGAACTGATCAGCGTGATGGCCGACAATCGTCAGCGAATCGCGCCGCACTTGCATCTCTGTTTGCAGAGTGGCAGCGACAGTGTGCTGCGCCGGATGCGTCGTCGGTGGTCGAGTCGCATGTTCATCGATCGCTGTCAAATGCTCCGCGACGCGCTCGATGCACCAGCAATCACCACCGACATCATCGTGGGCTTTCCAGGCGAGACCGAAGCCGAGTTCGAGGCCACACTCGAGACCGCCCGCGCGAGTGCCTTCTCGAAGATTCACATCTTCCCCTACAGTGCACGCAAGGGAACTCCTGCTGCGGAAATGCCGGGGCAAATCTCGTTTGAAGTGAAGACCGAGCGAAGCGCGCGACTTGCTGAGCTCGAAAAGCAAATGCAGCGTGAGTATCTGGCATCGCTCGTCGGTAAACCGCTGGAGCTGTTGGTGGAAGGTGAAATCGACGCGCCGCCGCTCGACGCCTCAATCGCTCCGCTGGCAACTTCATCAGCCCGGATGCAACTCGGCACCACCTGCCGCTATGTGCCGCTCGAACTACGCTCGAATCTCGCTGGCGATGGCGACCTCACGATCGTCACCCCCACCGCCGTGGCTGGCGATCGGCTGATTGCTTAGCGAAAGCAATCCGCTAGTTTTCCCGCGCTACTGATTGTTGTTTTGCGAGATGCCGGGGCGGGTGGCGATTTCGGAACCAGCGCCTCCCTCGATCACGCTGAACTCGGCCCAAACGGGCAAGTGATCCGACACCTGCAGCGCCTGTTCTTGCGTCAGGTTGAACTCGCGCATGAAGTCGTACACACCGCCGCGACCTGTGAATTCGGTGGTCGAAGTACCTGCAAACAAGATGTTGTCGTACTGTGCGTTGCCACGCGTATTGGTGGGGACTCCCGCGACCACTTTTACCAAGCTCGGAACACTTCCCAGTTGCCGCAGGTTTTTGTCGTTGACGTTGAAATCGCCGAGCATGATCACATCGTCTTCGCGCCGCTGATCGTCCCGGACAGCAAAAAACACATCGTCGAGCCAATCGAGTTCGTAGTCGACGATATCGGGATCGGTATGCACGTTAACTAGCGAAAAAGTGAACGCCTTATCGGGCTCGGCCGCGCGACAGCGGAACCAACCGACCAGCGGCTCGCGGTGTAGCAAATTGTCGGGATCATCAACGGTGTAGAGCTGATTGCGGTCGACTTCGATACTGGTCCGGTCAAACACGAACGCATACTGCTCTTTGCTCACCGAATTTCCCAGCCGAGGGCCGATACAGTAGTCGTACTGGTGCTTTCCGCCAGCGTTGATCAGTTCGACCAAGCGGGGCATCAGGTCTTGGCGCACTGCGCGAATCTCTTGAATCGCAATCACATCGAACTGACGCAAGATCTCGACAATCACTCCCATCGCGGCCGGGTCGGCCATCTTGTCTTCGCCAAACACCTGAATGTTGAACGTGGCGACGCGAATGGTGGCGTCGAGTCGAGGTGGCGGCGCATCGGTCGAGGTGAGATGCGTAAGCCCCGGTGGAATCGGCAGGTCGCTGAGCTTGCCACCGTACTGCTGATAGAAATACCAGCCGAACGCGAGCGCAAGGGCACCGGTGACGAGTTGGAAAAGACGTTTCATCTGCCCCTCCGTGGGCCAGCGACCAGACATCCGACGAGCAATCGAGTTGGGTAGAGAGGGGAGAATACGCGGTTGTCAGGATTTGCTCCAGATCGAAGTTGAATGGCTATGTGGCTACTGGCATTTAAGTCGCAAGCGAACAGCTCCCTTCACCTTTGCCGGATCAACCGGCTGGCCCCCCTGCGTGATTTCGATCAACCCTTTGGCTACGAGCTGACTGGCAATTCGCCGAACGTCTTCCATCTGCGCGCGCCAATCGAGTGGGGCGAGCGATCGAGCGACCTCCGACGGGCAGCAACTCTTGGCTGGACCACGTTTTGCGACGAGCTGCAGGATCGCCGATTCGATTTGTACGCCGGTCAGCACGGGACAGGATGGCTTGCTAAGTAACTCAAAACAAGTTTTCGCCAGTTTGGCGATCTTTGCTAGTTTAACGGCCAGACGAGCCATCCATGCTTTCGGGGGTCTCTGGGCTGAGCTCTTGCGGCTGTTTGATCGTCGGAAAACTCTCAAAAAATCTCGCCCGAATCTGAGCCGCTGAGGGGCTCGTTCTCTTGCCCGATCTTGCGTCATCCGTTAGTTTTAGGAGTTTCGACTCCTCGCCTCTTTACGGCCCCTTTCGTGTGAATCGGGCAGGCAGAAGTCTTCCTGGTTGGTCGCGTTTGGTTTTTGCGTTCGGGTTTGCAGGTTGAACGTTGTTTAGCGATTGCTAAGCATCATCAACCGTTGGCGTGTCGCCCGAAGCTAAAGCCGCGGAAAGTTAGTTGTCCTTATCATGGTTGATCGCAGTCTCATTCGCTTGCTGGAAAACGATCCCGATATCACCGCCATGTTTGAGTCGGCCATTGCCGATTTCGAGGAGCAGGGCTTAGACCCTGTGGATGGTGGTGGTGAGTTCGATGTGAACAAAATCGTCGAAGGTCGCGTGCTTCGCGTTGCCGACGGCATGGTGCTCGTAGATATCGGTTTTAAGAGCGAAGGTTCGATTCCGCTCGATGAATGGGAAGAGGGCGAAGAGCCACCCCAAGTTGGTCAGCTTGTTCGCGTTTTGATTGAAGATCTCGAAGATGAAACCGCTGCCCCTGAAGATGGTGGCATGGTTCGCATCAGCAAGCGTAAGGCTAAGAAGCTCGACGCTTGGAAAGAGATGATGGACCGGATCAAGGAAGGCCAAGTTGTCACGGGTACTGTCAGCCGCAAGATCAAGGGTGGTCTGCTGGTCGACATCGAAGGCGTGAATGTGTTTTTGCCAGCGAGCCAGGTCGACATCCGTCGTCCAGCCGACATCGGCGACTACATTGGCCGCACCGTTCAGTGCGAAGTGCTCAAGATCGACGAAGCTCGCCGCAACATTGTGGTCAGCCGCCGTTCGCTCATCGAACGTCAGCGTGAGGAAGATCGCGAAGCGCTCCTCAAGGAACTCGAAATTGGCCAGGTGCGCAAGGGTGTCGTGAAGAACATCGCCGAATTCGGTGCGTTCGTCGACCTCGGCGGCATCGATGGTCTCTTGCACATCACCGACATGAGCTGGGAACGCATTGGCCACCCAAGCGAAATGGTCGCTATCGATCAAGAGATCGAAGTGATGGTGCTGCATATCGACCGCGAAAAGAAGAAGATCGCGCTCGGCCTGAAGCAGAAGGAAGGCAACCCATGGGCCGATGTGGATACCAAGTATCCTGTGGGAACCGTGGTCAAGGGCTCGGTTGTAAACGTGATGAGCTACGGTGCGTTCGTGAAGCTCGAACCAGGCATCGAAGGGCTCGTTCACATCAGCGAAATGAGCTGGACTCGCCGCGTGAATCATCCAAGTGAACTCGTGAACATCGGCGACGAGATCAGCGTCGTGATTCTGGGTGTCGACAAGGATGGTCAGCAGCTGAGCCTCGGCATGAAGCAGACCCAGGAAAATCCTTGGACTCGCGTCGCCGAGAAGTATCCAGTCGACACGATTGTCGAAGGCAAAGTTCGCAACCTCACCAATTACGGTGCGTTTGTGGAACTCGAAGAAGGTATCGACGGTTTGCTGCACGTCAGCGACATGTCGTGGACCCGCAAGATCAGCCACCCGAGCGAAATGCTCGAGAAGGGTCAGCCAGTTCGCTGCAAGATCCTGTCGGTCGATCAAGAACGTCGTCGTATCGCGCTGGGTCTCAAGCAGCTCGACGAAGATCCATGGGCACGCGACATCCCAGGCAAGTATCAGCCTGGCCAGGTCGTGAGCGGTGCCGTTACGAAGATCACCAACTTCGGTGTTTTCGTGGGTCTCGAAGATGGCCTCGAAGGCTTGCTCCACATCTCGGAACTGGCTGACCATAAGGTCGAGAATCCCGAAGACGTGGTGAAGGTCGGCGATAAGATCGATGTGAAGATCCTTCGCGTCGACATCGACGAACGCAAGATTGGCCTCTCGCGCAAACGCGTGGAATGGGCCGAAGATGAAACCGCAGCCGCTGAAGCAGCCGAAGCTGCCGC
This window of the Pirellula staleyi DSM 6068 genome carries:
- the mtaB gene encoding tRNA (N(6)-L-threonylcarbamoyladenosine(37)-C(2))-methylthiotransferase MtaB, which codes for MTASLRTVTLGCKVNQYETELVREGLVRFGYHDAVEDEQAQLCVVNTCTVTSDGDSKSRYTIRKLARENPDSRIVVMGCYATRAPDELLKLPNVVEVVTDKRELPDVLQRYGVIDLPSGISRFGTRHRAYVKVQDGCLLRCSYCIIPQVRPHVSSRPLQHIVEEVQRLVANGYREVVLTGVHLGHYGVESNWNKPKEAWLRLSTLLRELVKLPGDFRLRLSSIEATEVTRELISVMADNRQRIAPHLHLCLQSGSDSVLRRMRRRWSSRMFIDRCQMLRDALDAPAITTDIIVGFPGETEAEFEATLETARASAFSKIHIFPYSARKGTPAAEMPGQISFEVKTERSARLAELEKQMQREYLASLVGKPLELLVEGEIDAPPLDASIAPLATSSARMQLGTTCRYVPLELRSNLAGDGDLTIVTPTAVAGDRLIA
- a CDS encoding endonuclease/exonuclease/phosphatase family protein encodes the protein MKRLFQLVTGALALAFGWYFYQQYGGKLSDLPIPPGLTHLTSTDAPPPRLDATIRVATFNIQVFGEDKMADPAAMGVIVEILRQFDVIAIQEIRAVRQDLMPRLVELINAGGKHQYDYCIGPRLGNSVSKEQYAFVFDRTSIEVDRNQLYTVDDPDNLLHREPLVGWFRCRAAEPDKAFTFSLVNVHTDPDIVDYELDWLDDVFFAVRDDQRREDDVIMLGDFNVNDKNLRQLGSVPSLVKVVAGVPTNTRGNAQYDNILFAGTSTTEFTGRGGVYDFMREFNLTQEQALQVSDHLPVWAEFSVIEGGAGSEIATRPGISQNNNQ
- a CDS encoding DUF3253 domain-containing protein; translated protein: MARLAVKLAKIAKLAKTCFELLSKPSCPVLTGVQIESAILQLVAKRGPAKSCCPSEVARSLAPLDWRAQMEDVRRIASQLVAKGLIEITQGGQPVDPAKVKGAVRLRLKCQ
- a CDS encoding 30S ribosomal protein S1, with translation MVDRSLIRLLENDPDITAMFESAIADFEEQGLDPVDGGGEFDVNKIVEGRVLRVADGMVLVDIGFKSEGSIPLDEWEEGEEPPQVGQLVRVLIEDLEDETAAPEDGGMVRISKRKAKKLDAWKEMMDRIKEGQVVTGTVSRKIKGGLLVDIEGVNVFLPASQVDIRRPADIGDYIGRTVQCEVLKIDEARRNIVVSRRSLIERQREEDREALLKELEIGQVRKGVVKNIAEFGAFVDLGGIDGLLHITDMSWERIGHPSEMVAIDQEIEVMVLHIDREKKKIALGLKQKEGNPWADVDTKYPVGTVVKGSVVNVMSYGAFVKLEPGIEGLVHISEMSWTRRVNHPSELVNIGDEISVVILGVDKDGQQLSLGMKQTQENPWTRVAEKYPVDTIVEGKVRNLTNYGAFVELEEGIDGLLHVSDMSWTRKISHPSEMLEKGQPVRCKILSVDQERRRIALGLKQLDEDPWARDIPGKYQPGQVVSGAVTKITNFGVFVGLEDGLEGLLHISELADHKVENPEDVVKVGDKIDVKILRVDIDERKIGLSRKRVEWAEDETAAAEAAEAAAAAPAADKKKARSELKGGLGGSGPLIAPPTGEEA